The sequence below is a genomic window from Synechococcus sp. PCC 7335.
AGACCGGTCAATACATCTAATGATTTTAGATCAATACCCAATTCGATGGCAAAGGTGGACTACTCTACCTTCTATCGCTCTGTTTCTTTTCTCGAAACAGAGCAATCCGCAGGCCAAAGTAATAAGCAATGGAGCTTGCAGCTATACCAACCACGAAAGAACCTAGTAGCAGCGACGCACTTGCAGACACGCCTAGGCTCATCCACTCTTCCGTGCCAGCAGACGCAGATGGCATCATAATGTCGTTAGGTAGGCGCAATAGCCAACGACCGACATGAAAGTTGAGCGCAAAGATAGGAACGTAGGTAAGCGGGTTGCTAATCCACGTGCCGACAGCGGCCATAATCTTATTGCCACGAATCGTAGCGGCGATCGCAACCCCAATGATCGTCTGAAAGCCTAGTAGCGGAAATGCCCCAGCAAACACGCCAGCAGCAATACCTCTGGCGATCGCATGAGGGCTGCCTTGCATTCTCAAAAAGCGAATATAAAAGTAGCGAAACAACCGCCGCCAGTAAAGTAAATTGAATCTTTTTAGCACAGAATTATTGGGTAACGCTCTCTGTCTAGCAGCTCTCTTTTTTCTGTTTGACTGTTCACTAGAAAAGAGCGGCACCGGCCTTTCCATCAAAGCCAAAGACTCTACATCTCCTGTAGACTCTCTGCGCACTGTAGCAGACGCTTCACTCGCTGAGCTTCTGTGCATGGACTCTCTAAGTGCAGCCAAGTCTAGAGCAGATAGCGAATAGCGATCTCCTTTCGATGGCGGTAGCGACCTATCGTAATCTGCAGTATCAGGTTGTGACATCGAATTTTGCATAGCTTACGAAGGATATATCACTAGTCTTTTCACCTCAGCTCAAGAAAGGTTTTTTGGGAGGACTCTAATGGGTTGTAGCCCAACAGTATTTTGAAGCCAGCCTCAAAATACTACCTTTAAAGTCTTGCACCTTACCTAGTGGCAGGAGGCCAGAGAGATATGCGTCCACTCAGCTTATTTTATACCAGCGAATGAAATCATCTACCGCGTGAGTGATAAGTTGGCCGTAATACTACAAAGAGGCACTTCCTATCTTTAGATTCGTACTCCTGAGCAATCCCCTTGTAATTGATATGTTGTGGCTTAGGTCATACAGTTTCTGAACAGACCGCTGCTCTACGCCCTGTGCCCATTCGATCATGCCTCAGACCATCCACCAAGCTGAAACCATCGTGGCGATCGCTACTGCCATTGTCCCTGAACAAGGGAGCGTTGGCATCGTTAGGCTATCTGGGCTAGATGCGATCGCGATCGCCAAACAGCTTTTTCACGCGCCTGGACGACAGCCTTGGGAAAGCCACCGCATCCTATATGGACATATCCACAGCCAGCAGACCATCGTTGACGAAGCGCTGCTGCTGCTAATGGAATCGCCTCGCTCTTACACCCGCGAAGATGTCGTCGAATTTCACTGCCATGGTGGCATTATGGCAGTGCAGCAGGTGCTTCAGCTCTGCCTACAGCAAGGCGCTAGGCTAGCACAACCAGGTGAATTCACCCTGCGGGCTTTTTTGAACGGACGCCTAGATCTTACTCAGGCTGAGAGCGTTGCCGATTTAGTTGGCGCTCAGTCCCCACAGGCTGCTCAAACGGCGCTAATGGGAATTAGAGGTAAGCTAGCTGAGGTTATTCGTCAGCTTCGTAGTCAGTGTCTAGATGTACTGGCAGAGATCGAAGCACGGGTAGACTTTGCCGATGATCTACCACCGATCAATGAAGATGACGTGCGATCGCGCCTTCAATCCATTCATCATCAGCTCGCCCAAGTTCTGTTGACCGCTGATCAAGGTGAATTACTTCGTACTGGTCTTAAAGTCGCCATCATCGGCCAGCCCAACGTCGGCAAATCTAGCTTGCTCAATGCCTGGAGCAAAAGCGACCGGGCAATCGTTACCAATCTGCCTGGTACCACCCGTGATGTCGTCGAGTCGCAGCTCATCGTCGGTGGTATCCCGATTCAAGTCCTTGACACCGCTGGCATTCACGCTGCCACCAACGAAGTCGAAAAAATCGGTATTGAACGCTCATTAACGGCTGCTCAATCCGCCGATCTCGTATTGCTGACCATAGACGCCACCGTTGGCTGGACAGCGGCAGACCAAGCCCTCTACGAGCAAATCAAAGACACGCCTCATATTATCGTAGTCAACAAAATTGACCTGTTAGCTGATAGTCATCCCACCACCCTCCCACTCCCTCACTCCCCCATCGTCCACACTGCTGCTGCCGTCAACCATGGCATCCCCGAGCTTGAAGCCGCTATTCTCAGTGCTGCTAACGCGGGCGATCTCACCGCTGCTAATACCGACATCGCCATCAACCAGCGTCAAGCCGCCGCGCTTACCCAGGCTGATATTGCGATCGCCCAAGTCGAACAGACCATAGCCAATGCCCTTCCGCTTGATTTTTGGACAATTGACCTACGCATAGCCATTCACGCCCTTGGCGAGGTCACTGGAGAAGAAATCACAGAATCTATGCTTGATGAGATTTTTAGCCGCTTCTGCATTGGCAAATAGCCTTGACGGACATTACCAGCAGACAGAGGTCTGCGATACACTGTATTCACCGCTTTGTGTTGCTAGCATTTCGTTGTGAAATAGCTCTATGACTGCTCTAACGCTACAGATGCCTCCGTCAACGAAACTCTCGGACGAGCAGTTTTATGAACTATGTCGCGTTAATCGTGACATCAGAATTGAGCGTAGCGCCAATGGAGAATTAATCTTGATGCCCCCTACTGGTGGAGAAACGGGAATCCGGAACGCTGATATCAACGCTCAGCTTTGGATGTGGAACGAAAGTAAGGGACTAGGCAAAGTATTTGATTCTTCTACTGCTTTTAGGCTTCCTAATGGAGCCGATCGAGCGCCAGATGCTTCTTGGGTGCAGATTGAGCGGTGGGATGCCTTAACGCCGGAGCAGAAGGAAAAGTTTCCCCCTATTTGTCCTGATTTTGTCGTTGAGCTGCGCTCTAAAACCGATCGCCTCTCGGTTCTTCAGGCCAAGATGCAAGAATATGTAGACAATGGCGCCAGACTCGGGTGGTTGATCAACCGAACGGATAGTCAGGTCGAGATCTATCGCCCTGATCAGGATGTAAAAGTTCTAATCAACCCTTCGTCTGTATCGGACGGCTCTGTTCTTCCAGATTTTGAACTGAAGCTCAAAGGTATTCTTTAGCTCTTGAGCTTCAGCTTGTTCTCTTCGAAAGTTTTAAGTTTCTTTTATGCTGCGTCTCACAGAAGTCAAACTTCCTCTAGATCATACTGAAGCTGATCTAAGAGCAGCTATCCTTCAAAAGCTTAAGATCGGTGATGCTGATCTTAAAAATTTTTCAGTTTTTAAGCGTAGCTACGATGCTAGAAAGAAAAACGCTATTTCATTGGTGTATGCGCTCGATATTGAAACGCCAAAACAAAAACAACTGCTGAGGAAGTTCAAAAAGACAGGTCGCGTGTCTCCAACTCCCAATATGGGCTATCGATATGTTGCCAAAGCGCCTAATGATCTAGAGATGCGTCCGATTGTGATCGGCGTTGGCCCCTGCGGTATGTTTGCGGCGCTGCTGCTAGCCCAGATGGGGTTTCGGCCAATTGTGTTAGAGCGAGGGAAGGCAGTACATGAGCGATCGCAAGACACGTTCGGATTTTGGAGTAAGCGTAGGTTCAACCCCGAATCCAACGCCCAGTTCGGCGAAGGCGGCGCCGGAACTTTCTCTGATGGTAAGCTCTATAGCCGGATCAAAGATAATGACCATCACGGGCGCAAAGTACTACACGAGCTAGTTGAGAATGGCGCTGTTCCAGAAATCTTGTATATCAGTAAGCCACACATTGGCACCTACCGCCTAGTCAAGATTGTTGAAAATATTCGTAATCAGGTGATTGAGCTAGGGGGAGAAATTAGATTTCAAAGCCGGGTAGAAAAGATTGAGCTGGATAGACAAGGAGAGAATCGTCAGGTTCGCGGCGTTACCATAGAAAATGGAGACTTTATTGCCAGCAATCACGTTGTTTTAGCAGTTGGTCACAGCGCTCGCGATACCTTTGAGATGCTCCATCAGCAGGGCGTCTATATCGAGCCAAAACCTTTTTCTGTCGGCTTTCGTATAGAGCATCCGCAGCCACTGATCAATCAGCAGCGCTATGGAGACAATGCTGGAAATCCCATTTTAGGAGCTGCAGACTACAAGCTAGTGCATCACTGTGCGAATGGTCGCACGGTCTACAGCTTTTGTATGTGCCCAGGTGGGCAGGTGGTAGCAGCGACTTCTGAAATAGGCAGAGTGGTGACCAACGGTATGAGTCAATACGAGCGTAGCGGCCGCAACGCCAATAGCGGCATTGTGGTTGGGATTACGCCAGAAGTCGATTACCCTGACGATCCGCTAGGTGGCGTTAAGCTTCAGCGCCAGTTAGAGACCAATGCTTTTAAGCTAGGCGGCGAGACATACGAAGCTCCAGGGCAGCTAGTCGGAGATTTTTTGGCAGGGAAGGCTTCGACGGAATTTGGTCAGGTAAAGCCGACCTATCGACCGGGCGTGCATCTGTGTGACTTAAGTGAGAGTTTGCCGGACTATGCGATCGCCGCTATTCGTGAAGCCATCCCTGCTTTCGATAAAAAGATTAAAGGATTCGCGATGAAAGACGCTGTTTTAACGGGTGTTGAGACGCGTACCTCTTCTCCTATCCGGATCAAACGAGATGAACGCTTTCAAAGTTTGAACACTCCAGGTCTCTATCCGGCCGGAGAAGGTGCAGGCTATGCAGGCGGTATTCTCTCGGCTGCTGTTGATGGCATCAAAGTTGCTGAAGCTGTTGCACTGAGTATGGTAGCAGCAAACGAATAATGTTTGTTCTACTTGAGCTGTTCTATTCGTAGAGTGAAGCTTCAGTGAGAGGTTTCTAAGCGCAAATCTGATTGCTTATCTGATTGCCTAAAAATTAGAATGTATGCGGATGGAATGAAATAGAGCGCCAGCAGGGTTGCCCCGCCAAGGCCGCCGGCGATCGCAATCGCCAAGGGTGGCCAAAATCCGGTGCTATCGAGCATCAACGGCACAAAGCCGACAATGGTTGTCACCGTCGTTGCGGCCACATGCCGAGTGGCTTTCAGCACAACCTGTACCGTTGCCTTGACATCGCCCGTTCTAGCCAGCGGATCTTCTCGCAGCGCTGCTAGTACGACAATAGAATCATTGATCGCCAGACCAATCAGACCCAGCGTTCCGAGAATAGCGGTAAAGCCAAAGATAGAGTTAAACACCCATAGCGCCATTGCCGCTAGTCCCACCGCGCAGACCGCAACCACACCCAGCAGCGCCGCGATCGCAAACGAATTAAACGATAGCACTAG
It includes:
- a CDS encoding DUF2062 domain-containing protein, encoding MQNSMSQPDTADYDRSLPPSKGDRYSLSALDLAALRESMHRSSASEASATVRRESTGDVESLALMERPVPLFSSEQSNRKKRAARQRALPNNSVLKRFNLLYWRRLFRYFYIRFLRMQGSPHAIARGIAAGVFAGAFPLLGFQTIIGVAIAATIRGNKIMAAVGTWISNPLTYVPIFALNFHVGRWLLRLPNDIMMPSASAGTEEWMSLGVSASASLLLGSFVVGIAASSIAYYFGLRIALFREKKQSDRR
- the mnmE gene encoding tRNA uridine-5-carboxymethylaminomethyl(34) synthesis GTPase MnmE, yielding MPQTIHQAETIVAIATAIVPEQGSVGIVRLSGLDAIAIAKQLFHAPGRQPWESHRILYGHIHSQQTIVDEALLLLMESPRSYTREDVVEFHCHGGIMAVQQVLQLCLQQGARLAQPGEFTLRAFLNGRLDLTQAESVADLVGAQSPQAAQTALMGIRGKLAEVIRQLRSQCLDVLAEIEARVDFADDLPPINEDDVRSRLQSIHHQLAQVLLTADQGELLRTGLKVAIIGQPNVGKSSLLNAWSKSDRAIVTNLPGTTRDVVESQLIVGGIPIQVLDTAGIHAATNEVEKIGIERSLTAAQSADLVLLTIDATVGWTAADQALYEQIKDTPHIIVVNKIDLLADSHPTTLPLPHSPIVHTAAAVNHGIPELEAAILSAANAGDLTAANTDIAINQRQAAALTQADIAIAQVEQTIANALPLDFWTIDLRIAIHALGEVTGEEITESMLDEIFSRFCIGK
- a CDS encoding Uma2 family endonuclease; amino-acid sequence: MTALTLQMPPSTKLSDEQFYELCRVNRDIRIERSANGELILMPPTGGETGIRNADINAQLWMWNESKGLGKVFDSSTAFRLPNGADRAPDASWVQIERWDALTPEQKEKFPPICPDFVVELRSKTDRLSVLQAKMQEYVDNGARLGWLINRTDSQVEIYRPDQDVKVLINPSSVSDGSVLPDFELKLKGIL
- a CDS encoding NAD(P)/FAD-dependent oxidoreductase; its protein translation is MLRLTEVKLPLDHTEADLRAAILQKLKIGDADLKNFSVFKRSYDARKKNAISLVYALDIETPKQKQLLRKFKKTGRVSPTPNMGYRYVAKAPNDLEMRPIVIGVGPCGMFAALLLAQMGFRPIVLERGKAVHERSQDTFGFWSKRRFNPESNAQFGEGGAGTFSDGKLYSRIKDNDHHGRKVLHELVENGAVPEILYISKPHIGTYRLVKIVENIRNQVIELGGEIRFQSRVEKIELDRQGENRQVRGVTIENGDFIASNHVVLAVGHSARDTFEMLHQQGVYIEPKPFSVGFRIEHPQPLINQQRYGDNAGNPILGAADYKLVHHCANGRTVYSFCMCPGGQVVAATSEIGRVVTNGMSQYERSGRNANSGIVVGITPEVDYPDDPLGGVKLQRQLETNAFKLGGETYEAPGQLVGDFLAGKASTEFGQVKPTYRPGVHLCDLSESLPDYAIAAIREAIPAFDKKIKGFAMKDAVLTGVETRTSSPIRIKRDERFQSLNTPGLYPAGEGAGYAGGILSAAVDGIKVAEAVALSMVAANE